One segment of Hemicordylus capensis ecotype Gifberg chromosome 8, rHemCap1.1.pri, whole genome shotgun sequence DNA contains the following:
- the SLC37A2 gene encoding glucose-6-phosphate exchanger SLC37A2 isoform X2, translating into MRSVPAPGIRFLRSFPRDSRYRGLILVLTFLCYTTFHLSRKPISIVKSELHYNCSSRGSNPYNNSNSTTWCDWKPFDQANYKELFGALDNAFLVAYAVGMYISGIFGERLPLRYYLSGGMLLSGLFTALFGLGYYWKIHQLWYFVLIQIFNGLVQTTGWPSVVTCVGNWFGKGKRGLIMGIWNSHTSVGNILGSLIAGVWVSKAWGMSFIVPGIIIASMGIICFLFLIEYPEDVDCSPPLHHAGSEEKDLESGHSIGNSSLNVSTNSQENMIDMAESAKESTENREAISFLGALKIPGVVEFSFCLLFAKLVSYTFLFWLPLYIMNVAHFSAQKAGDMSTLFDVGGIIGGITAGLVSDYTGGRGTTCCVMLILAAPMLFVYSSFGQSGLTMSIVMLIVCGALVNGPYALITTAVSADLGTHESLKGNAKALSTVTAIIDGTGSVGAALGPLLAGFISRNSWNNVFYMLISADILACLLLSRVVYKEIRGWCNCYTRRRGFKEF; encoded by the exons GTATCGGGGATTAATCCTTGTACTGACGTTCCTGTGCTATACCACGTTCCATCTCTCACGGAAGCCCATTAGCATTGTAAAG AGCGAACTGCATTATAACTGTTCCTCAAGGGGATCCAATCCATACAACAATTCAAACAGCACCACATGGTGTGACTGGAAGCCCTTTG ATCAGGCAAACTATAAGGAGCTGTTCGGAGCCTTAGATAATGCCTTCCTGGTTGCCTATGCTGTAGGAATGTATATCAG CGGAATCTTTGGTGAGCGCCTCCCGCTGCGTTACTATCTCTCCGGAGGAATGCTGTTGAGCGGATTGTTCACTGCCTTGTTCGGCCTGGGATACTACTGGAAAATCCATCAGCTTTGGTACTTTGTGCTTATACAG ATCTTCAATGGTTTGGTGCAGACAACTGGCTGGCCCTCCGTGGTGACGTGCGTCGGCAACTGGTTCGGAAAGGGGAA GCGAGGCTTGATCATGGGCATCTGGAATTCACACACATCTGTAGGAAACATCTTGGGATCCTTGATCGCAGGTGTCTGGGTTTCGAAAGCGTGGGGCATGTCGTTCATCGTACCTGGGATCATAATTGCCTCCATGGGGATCATCTGCTTCTTGTTCCTCATTGAAT ATCCAGAAGACGTTGATTGCAGCCCACCTCTTCACCAT GCTGGCTCAGAAGAGAAAGATCTTGAGTCGGGACATTCCATTGGCAACAGCAGCCTGAATGTTTCCACCAACAGCCAAGAGAACATGATTGATATGGCAGAAAGTGCCAAAGAATCAACAGAGAACCGGGAAGCCATCAGTTTCCTGGGTGCCCTTAAGATACCT GGCGTGGTGGAGTTCTCCTTTTGCCTCCTGTTTGCCAAACTCGTCAGTTACACtttcctcttctggctgcccCTCTACATCATGAATGTGG cTCATTTCAGTGCCCAGAAGGCTGGAGACATGTCCACTCTCTTTGATGTCGGCGGCATTATCG GAGGCATCACTGCTGGTCTCGTCTCTGACTACACGGGCGGCAGAGGCACCACGTGCTGCGTCATGCTGATTTTGGCCGCTCCCATG TTATTCGTGTACAGCTCTTTTGGCCAGAGCGGACTAACCATGTCAATTG TGATGTTAATTGTCTGTGGTGCCCTCGTGAACGGGCCTTATGCTCTCATTACGACTGCAGTGTCAGCTGACTTG GGCACTCACGAGAGTCTTAAAGGGAATGCAAAGGCCCTCTCCACGGTCACAGCCATCATCGATGGGACCGGATCCGTAG GTGCTGCCCTCGGACCTTTGCTAGCCGGCTTCATTTCTCGCAACAGCTGGAACAATGTCTTCTACATGTTGATATCGGCCGATATACTGGCTTGCCTG CTCCTTTCACGGGTGGTATACAAAGAAATAAGAGGATGGTGCAACTGTTACACAAGAAGGAGAGG CTTTAAAGAATTTTGA
- the SLC37A2 gene encoding glucose-6-phosphate exchanger SLC37A2 isoform X1, whose product MRSVPAPGIRFLRSFPRDSRYRGLILVLTFLCYTTFHLSRKPISIVKSELHYNCSSRGSNPYNNSNSTTWCDWKPFDQANYKELFGALDNAFLVAYAVGMYISGIFGERLPLRYYLSGGMLLSGLFTALFGLGYYWKIHQLWYFVLIQIFNGLVQTTGWPSVVTCVGNWFGKGKRGLIMGIWNSHTSVGNILGSLIAGVWVSKAWGMSFIVPGIIIASMGIICFLFLIEYPEDVDCSPPLHHAGSEEKDLESGHSIGNSSLNVSTNSQENMIDMAESAKESTENREAISFLGALKIPGVVEFSFCLLFAKLVSYTFLFWLPLYIMNVAHFSAQKAGDMSTLFDVGGIIGGITAGLVSDYTGGRGTTCCVMLILAAPMLFVYSSFGQSGLTMSIVMLIVCGALVNGPYALITTAVSADLGTHESLKGNAKALSTVTAIIDGTGSVGAALGPLLAGFISRNSWNNVFYMLISADILACLLLSRVVYKEIRGWCNCYTRRRGLNTTL is encoded by the exons GTATCGGGGATTAATCCTTGTACTGACGTTCCTGTGCTATACCACGTTCCATCTCTCACGGAAGCCCATTAGCATTGTAAAG AGCGAACTGCATTATAACTGTTCCTCAAGGGGATCCAATCCATACAACAATTCAAACAGCACCACATGGTGTGACTGGAAGCCCTTTG ATCAGGCAAACTATAAGGAGCTGTTCGGAGCCTTAGATAATGCCTTCCTGGTTGCCTATGCTGTAGGAATGTATATCAG CGGAATCTTTGGTGAGCGCCTCCCGCTGCGTTACTATCTCTCCGGAGGAATGCTGTTGAGCGGATTGTTCACTGCCTTGTTCGGCCTGGGATACTACTGGAAAATCCATCAGCTTTGGTACTTTGTGCTTATACAG ATCTTCAATGGTTTGGTGCAGACAACTGGCTGGCCCTCCGTGGTGACGTGCGTCGGCAACTGGTTCGGAAAGGGGAA GCGAGGCTTGATCATGGGCATCTGGAATTCACACACATCTGTAGGAAACATCTTGGGATCCTTGATCGCAGGTGTCTGGGTTTCGAAAGCGTGGGGCATGTCGTTCATCGTACCTGGGATCATAATTGCCTCCATGGGGATCATCTGCTTCTTGTTCCTCATTGAAT ATCCAGAAGACGTTGATTGCAGCCCACCTCTTCACCAT GCTGGCTCAGAAGAGAAAGATCTTGAGTCGGGACATTCCATTGGCAACAGCAGCCTGAATGTTTCCACCAACAGCCAAGAGAACATGATTGATATGGCAGAAAGTGCCAAAGAATCAACAGAGAACCGGGAAGCCATCAGTTTCCTGGGTGCCCTTAAGATACCT GGCGTGGTGGAGTTCTCCTTTTGCCTCCTGTTTGCCAAACTCGTCAGTTACACtttcctcttctggctgcccCTCTACATCATGAATGTGG cTCATTTCAGTGCCCAGAAGGCTGGAGACATGTCCACTCTCTTTGATGTCGGCGGCATTATCG GAGGCATCACTGCTGGTCTCGTCTCTGACTACACGGGCGGCAGAGGCACCACGTGCTGCGTCATGCTGATTTTGGCCGCTCCCATG TTATTCGTGTACAGCTCTTTTGGCCAGAGCGGACTAACCATGTCAATTG TGATGTTAATTGTCTGTGGTGCCCTCGTGAACGGGCCTTATGCTCTCATTACGACTGCAGTGTCAGCTGACTTG GGCACTCACGAGAGTCTTAAAGGGAATGCAAAGGCCCTCTCCACGGTCACAGCCATCATCGATGGGACCGGATCCGTAG GTGCTGCCCTCGGACCTTTGCTAGCCGGCTTCATTTCTCGCAACAGCTGGAACAATGTCTTCTACATGTTGATATCGGCCGATATACTGGCTTGCCTG CTCCTTTCACGGGTGGTATACAAAGAAATAAGAGGATGGTGCAACTGTTACACAAGAAGGAGAGG GTTAAACACCACTCTTTGA